The Pseudothermotoga sp. region GATCCCCCGTTCGTCTGAAATCAACGAGTTTACACTCGTACGCTCCATAACAATTGCTCAGGATTGGAACCTTGACCTTTTTACCGTTGGTGAGACTTATCTCGAAAACGTTGAGTTTGTCGATATCTCTCCCAGAGGTCTTTCCAACGAAGGAAGCCAACCTGCTTTGATCGTATCTTATGAAATTCACGGTGAACTCCTTCGATGCGAGGATCAAATCGTGGGTCAAACGCTTAGGTGAGATGGAAACACCGTACAGAGGTGGATCGTGCGACAATTGCGTATGCCAAGCTGCGGTCATCACGTTGACTCTTTCTTCGTACATACTGCATATCAACGCGACGTTCGCTGGATAATGAAGGTTGTACTTCTGTAGTGTTTCCGCAAAGACCATTTTTTCACCTCCCAACGGCCATCGAAGAGATACGATCTATGACATCGG contains the following coding sequences:
- a CDS encoding flavin reductase family protein, which translates into the protein MVFAETLQKYNLHYPANVALICSMYEERVNVMTAAWHTQLSHDPPLYGVSISPKRLTHDLILASKEFTVNFIRYDQSRLASFVGKTSGRDIDKLNVFEISLTNGKKVKVPILSNCYGAYECKLVDFRRTGDHTFFIGLIVGVHYDPNAYAQTLNVQPTLYLGSDNYVTVDFSTRRMHDEKQVKDYLSKWVQGG